A single genomic interval of Microbacterium sp. BLY harbors:
- the fliP gene encoding flagellar type III secretion system pore protein FliP (The bacterial flagellar biogenesis protein FliP forms a type III secretion system (T3SS)-type pore required for flagellar assembly.): MTAPRAVDRGRASRLLVLVAVAILLAVLLALLTAPAAHAEVAPDDGEGVTIDINGIDGGPSGSILTLLGITLLSVAPALLLMMTSFTKIFVVLAMTRNALSLPTIPPNQVLAGLSLFLSLFIMWPVLTEINTLAVQPYIDGALTFTQAVDVGQGPLREWMLHYTREEDLALMTRMAGQDNPEDAASVPMYTLIPAFMISELRAAFIIGFVIFVPFLVIDLVVAAALMSMGMMMLPPVMISLPFKILLFILVDGWGLIITALLESYGGVG, encoded by the coding sequence ATGACCGCGCCCCGTGCCGTCGACCGCGGTCGCGCCTCGCGGCTGCTCGTCCTCGTCGCGGTCGCGATCCTCCTCGCCGTGCTCCTCGCCCTGCTCACCGCCCCGGCCGCCCACGCGGAGGTCGCTCCGGACGACGGCGAGGGCGTGACGATCGACATCAACGGGATCGACGGCGGCCCCTCCGGCTCGATCCTCACCCTGCTGGGCATCACGCTGCTGTCGGTGGCGCCGGCGCTGCTGCTGATGATGACGTCGTTCACGAAGATCTTCGTGGTGCTCGCGATGACCCGCAACGCCCTGTCGCTGCCCACGATCCCGCCGAACCAGGTGCTCGCCGGGCTGTCGCTCTTCCTGTCGCTGTTCATCATGTGGCCGGTGCTGACGGAGATCAACACGCTCGCCGTCCAGCCGTACATCGACGGGGCGCTCACCTTCACGCAGGCCGTCGACGTCGGGCAGGGGCCGCTGCGGGAGTGGATGCTGCACTACACGCGCGAGGAGGATCTCGCGCTGATGACCCGCATGGCCGGGCAGGACAACCCGGAGGACGCCGCGAGCGTCCCGATGTACACCCTCATCCCGGCCTTCATGATCTCGGAGCTGCGGGCCGCCTTCATCATCGGCTTCGTGATCTTCGTGCCGTTCCTCGTGATCGATCTCGTCGTCGCCGCCGCGCTGATGTCGATGGGAATGATGATGCTCCCGCCGGTCATGATCTCGCTGCCGTTCAAGATCCTGCTGTTCATCCTCGTGGACGGCTGGGGGCTCATCATCACAGCGCTCCTGGAGAGCTACGGAGGTGTGGGATGA
- a CDS encoding flagellar biosynthesis protein FlhA, producing MKKLLPTLGVPIGVVGIIMLLVVPVPPFLLDVLIILNIMFALVILLTSMFVKKPLDFSVFPSLLLVATLFRLGLNVASTRLVLGEAYAGQVIEAFGAIAVGGSLIIGAVVFLILVVIQFVVVTKGAERVAEVGARFTLDAMPGKQMAIDADLNAGLISDTEARERRAEVAAESDFYGAMDGASKFVKGDAIAGLVIIIINLIGGIAIGLVQRGMAIDQAVSTYSLLTIGDGLVTQIPALLMAVSTGMIVTRSTAEAEMGTAASAQLGQSRNALIIAGCAAIIMSLIPHMPMLPFVAIGALLLLIAQRITATRKREEAEAAQAPAPAPVDQPEELIERMRVHPLEILLAPDIVDLVTGGPDDLLARVKALRRRIALDLGLVTPPVRTRDSIELPQATYVIRIAGVETGRGTAPVGSVLALGQGLDSLPGTAAPDPVFGLEGKWIPMEMRHSAEFAGATVIDRASVIITHLSSVIQTHAARLLSREDVRQLTDALKQVSPSAVEELTPALLSLAEVQRVLQGLLAERVPINDLGRIYEALALRAKTSTDPEGLIEAARAALGPAIAARFAENGTLRVVMIAPLLEQAMLESLRPGDEGSQIVFDPPRMEAVIASVKQAVAAQTDGGEPVLVCAPSLRPAVRRLISAQTDGLPVLSYSEATAAPLTIETIGVVRDSSTASLGAVPAAPVG from the coding sequence ATGAAGAAGTTGCTCCCCACCCTCGGCGTGCCGATCGGCGTCGTCGGCATCATCATGCTGCTCGTGGTGCCGGTGCCGCCGTTCCTGCTCGACGTGCTGATCATCCTCAACATCATGTTCGCGCTGGTGATCCTGCTCACGTCGATGTTCGTGAAGAAGCCGCTGGACTTCTCGGTGTTCCCGTCGCTGCTGCTCGTGGCGACGCTGTTCCGGCTGGGCCTCAACGTCGCCTCCACCCGTCTCGTCCTCGGCGAGGCGTATGCGGGACAGGTCATCGAGGCGTTCGGGGCGATCGCGGTCGGCGGCTCGCTCATCATCGGCGCGGTCGTCTTCCTCATCCTCGTGGTCATCCAGTTCGTCGTGGTCACCAAGGGCGCCGAGCGCGTCGCCGAGGTCGGCGCGCGGTTCACGCTCGACGCCATGCCGGGCAAGCAGATGGCCATCGACGCCGACCTCAACGCCGGGCTCATCTCCGACACCGAGGCCAGGGAGCGCCGGGCGGAGGTGGCAGCCGAGTCCGACTTCTACGGCGCGATGGACGGCGCCTCGAAGTTCGTGAAGGGCGATGCGATCGCCGGGCTCGTCATCATCATCATCAACCTCATCGGCGGGATCGCGATCGGCCTCGTGCAGCGCGGCATGGCCATCGACCAGGCCGTCAGCACGTACAGCCTGCTCACGATCGGCGACGGCCTGGTCACCCAGATCCCCGCTCTGCTCATGGCGGTCTCGACCGGCATGATCGTCACCCGCTCCACCGCCGAGGCCGAGATGGGCACGGCGGCGTCCGCGCAGCTCGGCCAGTCGCGCAACGCCCTGATCATCGCGGGGTGCGCGGCGATCATCATGTCGCTCATCCCGCACATGCCGATGCTCCCGTTCGTCGCGATCGGCGCCCTGCTGCTCCTCATCGCCCAGCGCATCACGGCGACCCGCAAGCGGGAGGAGGCGGAAGCCGCCCAGGCGCCCGCCCCCGCACCGGTGGACCAGCCGGAGGAGCTCATCGAGCGCATGCGGGTGCATCCGCTGGAGATCCTCCTCGCTCCCGACATCGTCGACCTGGTGACGGGCGGGCCCGACGATCTGCTCGCCCGGGTGAAGGCCCTGCGCCGTCGGATCGCGCTCGACCTCGGGCTCGTCACCCCGCCGGTCCGCACCCGGGACAGCATCGAGCTGCCGCAGGCCACCTACGTGATCCGCATCGCGGGCGTGGAGACCGGGCGGGGAACCGCGCCCGTCGGTTCGGTGCTCGCGCTCGGCCAGGGACTCGACAGCCTGCCGGGGACCGCGGCGCCGGACCCGGTGTTCGGGCTCGAGGGCAAGTGGATCCCGATGGAGATGCGCCACAGCGCCGAGTTCGCCGGTGCCACGGTGATCGACAGGGCGAGCGTCATCATCACGCACCTGTCGAGCGTGATCCAGACGCATGCGGCCCGTCTGCTCAGCCGGGAGGACGTGCGTCAGCTCACCGACGCGCTCAAGCAGGTGTCCCCGTCGGCGGTGGAGGAGCTCACGCCGGCGCTGCTGTCCCTCGCCGAGGTGCAGCGCGTGCTGCAGGGGCTGCTCGCGGAGCGCGTGCCGATCAACGACCTCGGCCGCATCTATGAGGCACTCGCCCTGCGGGCCAAGACGTCGACCGACCCGGAGGGCCTGATCGAGGCGGCGCGCGCGGCCCTGGGGCCGGCGATCGCCGCCCGGTTCGCCGAGAACGGCACCCTCCGGGTGGTCATGATCGCCCCGCTGCTGGAGCAGGCGATGCTGGAGAGCCTCCGTCCCGGCGACGAGGGGTCGCAGATCGTCTTCGACCCGCCGCGGATGGAGGCGGTGATCGCCTCGGTGAAGCAGGCCGTGGCGGCGCAGACGGACGGCGGCGAACCGGTGCTCGTGTGTGCGCCGTCGCTGCGCCCCGCCGTGCGCCGCCTCATCTCCGCCCAGACCGACGGTCTGCCCGTGCTCTCGTACAGCGAGGCGACCGCGGCGCCCCTCACGATCGAGACGATCGGGGTGGTCCGCGACTCCTCGACCGCGTCGCTCGGGGCCGTGCCCGCCGCACCAGTAGGCTGA
- the csrA gene encoding carbon storage regulator CsrA, which produces MLVLTRRIGESVRIDGEIEVTLLDIKGDSVRIGVKAPRETRIQRTEIIEAVVAENVSAAADSDAAAADAITAALARGREKQTP; this is translated from the coding sequence ATGCTGGTGTTGACGAGGCGGATCGGTGAGAGCGTGCGCATCGACGGCGAGATCGAGGTGACGCTGCTCGACATCAAGGGCGACAGCGTGCGCATCGGCGTCAAGGCCCCGCGCGAGACCCGCATCCAGCGCACCGAGATCATCGAGGCCGTCGTCGCCGAGAACGTCTCCGCGGCCGCCGACTCCGACGCCGCGGCCGCCGACGCCATCACCGCCGCCCTCGCACGCGGGCGCGAGAAGCAGACGCCCTAG
- the fliN gene encoding flagellar motor switch protein FliN, protein MISTTAYESAVAAAFAARLPTAAPVTARASQVSGDTGEAVVAQFVGEASAQLAVQLLDADVLVDGLGDRPLTDRLLDALEAAATALGPGLLGEAAVGDASAVFADPQTQLFDLVDHTERTIGRLAVRITHRPARPSSGDGRLHRIAGVEMELTVEIGRTRMAVRDVLDLEPGRIVELDRSAGAPADVKLNGRTIAHGEVVVVDQDYAVRITRILENVEA, encoded by the coding sequence GTGATCAGCACCACCGCCTACGAGTCCGCCGTCGCCGCCGCCTTCGCGGCCCGGCTGCCCACCGCCGCCCCGGTCACCGCCCGTGCCTCCCAGGTCTCGGGCGACACCGGCGAGGCCGTCGTGGCGCAGTTCGTGGGCGAGGCGAGCGCGCAGCTGGCCGTCCAGCTCCTCGACGCCGACGTCCTCGTCGACGGCCTGGGCGACCGCCCGCTCACCGATCGCCTGCTCGACGCGCTGGAGGCCGCCGCGACCGCCCTCGGTCCCGGCCTGCTCGGCGAGGCCGCGGTCGGGGACGCCTCGGCCGTGTTCGCCGATCCGCAGACGCAGCTCTTCGACCTCGTGGACCACACCGAGCGCACGATCGGGCGGCTCGCCGTCCGCATCACCCATCGTCCCGCACGCCCGTCGAGCGGCGACGGGCGGCTGCACCGCATCGCGGGCGTCGAGATGGAGCTCACGGTGGAGATCGGACGCACCCGCATGGCGGTCCGCGACGTGCTGGACCTCGAGCCCGGCCGCATCGTCGAGCTCGACCGGTCGGCCGGCGCCCCCGCCGATGTGAAACTCAACGGCCGCACGATCGCGCACGGCGAGGTCGTCGTCGTCGATCAGGACTACGCGGTGCGGATCACCCGCATCCTCGAGAACGTCGAGGCCTGA
- a CDS encoding 2-isopropylmalate synthase — protein MPSHRYRDVYSRVDIPLATRDWPTARLTQAPLWVPVDLRDGNQALAEPMDPARKRRFFELMVAMGYKEIEVGYPSASQTDFDFVRLLAETDLAPSDVTIVVFTPARRDLIERTVESVRGIRNPVVIHMYTATAPVWRDVVLGQDRAGLTALILAGGRDVLRSAGDLDNVRFEFSPEVFTLTEPDFALEICDAMTGLWDATPDRPVILNLPATVEIATPNVYADQIEYMHRNLARRDGVILSVHPHNDRGTGVACAELAVLAGAQRVEGCLFGNGERTGNVDLVTLALNLHAQGVDPMIDFSDIDEIRRTVAHCNGIDIHARHPYAGDLVHTAFSGTHQDAIRKGLAEHRARAAAEGRAEADTEWRVPYLPIDPSDIGRSYDAVIRVNSQSGKGGIAYLLETAYGIELPRRLQIDLARHVQRRTEQTGREVTAADVWRIFAETYLQSTGPGPVELVNVDVAGRRTTITLRADGVETHCQRDDVGPVEALVAALAERDVAVEILSLHQTSVGTGSATEALTLIEYRDGARSRWAAGRHRSVLTATLDAVLSAAGRAEGGAS, from the coding sequence ATGCCGTCCCACCGCTATCGGGACGTGTACTCCCGCGTGGACATCCCGCTCGCGACCAGGGACTGGCCGACCGCGCGGCTGACACAGGCGCCGCTCTGGGTGCCGGTCGACCTCCGTGACGGCAACCAGGCCTTGGCCGAACCGATGGACCCGGCGCGGAAGCGGCGGTTCTTCGAGCTGATGGTCGCGATGGGATACAAGGAGATCGAGGTCGGGTATCCGTCCGCGTCCCAGACCGACTTCGACTTCGTCCGGCTCCTCGCCGAGACGGACCTCGCCCCCTCCGACGTGACGATCGTCGTGTTCACCCCGGCGCGCCGGGACCTCATCGAGCGCACCGTCGAGTCGGTGCGCGGCATCCGCAATCCCGTCGTCATCCACATGTACACGGCCACGGCCCCGGTCTGGCGGGACGTCGTGCTGGGCCAGGACCGCGCGGGACTGACCGCGCTGATCCTCGCCGGAGGTCGCGACGTGCTCCGATCCGCGGGCGACCTGGACAACGTCCGCTTCGAGTTCTCCCCGGAGGTCTTCACCCTCACCGAGCCCGACTTCGCCCTCGAGATCTGTGACGCGATGACCGGGCTGTGGGACGCGACGCCGGACCGTCCCGTGATCCTGAACCTCCCGGCGACGGTCGAGATCGCGACGCCGAACGTCTACGCCGATCAGATCGAGTACATGCACCGGAACCTCGCGCGCCGCGACGGCGTCATCCTCTCCGTGCACCCGCACAACGACCGCGGCACCGGCGTCGCCTGCGCGGAGCTCGCCGTCCTCGCCGGGGCCCAACGCGTCGAGGGCTGCCTCTTCGGCAACGGCGAGCGCACCGGCAACGTCGACCTCGTCACCCTCGCGCTCAACCTCCACGCGCAGGGCGTCGACCCGATGATCGACTTCTCGGACATCGACGAGATCCGGCGCACGGTCGCCCACTGCAACGGCATCGACATCCATGCCAGGCACCCCTACGCGGGGGACCTCGTGCACACCGCGTTCTCGGGGACCCACCAGGACGCCATCCGGAAGGGTCTCGCCGAGCATCGCGCCCGCGCGGCGGCGGAGGGGCGCGCCGAAGCGGACACCGAGTGGCGCGTGCCGTATCTGCCCATCGACCCGTCGGACATCGGGCGCAGCTACGACGCGGTGATCCGGGTCAACTCGCAGTCCGGCAAGGGCGGCATCGCGTACCTGCTGGAGACCGCATACGGCATCGAGCTGCCCCGGCGGCTGCAGATCGACCTCGCGCGGCACGTCCAGCGCCGCACCGAGCAGACGGGGCGCGAGGTGACGGCCGCCGACGTGTGGCGCATCTTCGCCGAGACGTATCTCCAGTCCACGGGCCCCGGTCCGGTGGAGCTGGTGAACGTGGACGTGGCGGGTCGGCGCACGACGATCACGCTGCGTGCGGACGGGGTCGAGACGCACTGCCAGCGCGACGACGTCGGCCCGGTCGAGGCGCTGGTCGCCGCGCTCGCCGAGCGCGACGTCGCCGTCGAGATCCTGAGCCTGCACCAGACCAGCGTCGGAACCGGAAGCGCGACCGAGGCCCTCACCCTGATCGAGTATCGGGACGGCGCGCGTTCCCGCTGGGCGGCGGGCCGCCACCGCTCGGTCCTCACCGCGACCCTCGACGCCGTGCTGAGCGCGGCGGGTCGGGCGGAGGGCGGGGCCTCCTAG
- a CDS encoding flagellar biosynthesis protein FlhB, with amino-acid sequence MSGADSGERSEKATDKHLREARQKGRIARSQDLTAWLGIGAAAVMMPAAIAAGAAAGTEQLITLTSLMQAPSPEAALASLGRGLASVLPTLGAMLTAVAIVTLSGAVVQGGVHLRKLSGRYEQFNLVSGVRRVFGLQALWEGAKALLKTAAIGLALWVVIAGLMPVLTASGAHSISRLLGTAGDGTAALLQTAIAVGLVLAAIDLFVVMRRNRKHTRMTKREVRDENKNSEGDPLIRQQRRSRQLAVSRNRMIAAVAGSDVVVVNPTHIAIALEYDPGTSAPRVVAKGSGVVAERIREKALESGVPLVRDITLARSLHAACELGQEIPEDLYNAVARVLVFVDALRRRGAARGIHSLPYRRTV; translated from the coding sequence GTGAGCGGCGCGGACAGCGGGGAGCGCAGCGAGAAGGCCACCGACAAGCACCTCCGCGAGGCGCGGCAGAAGGGGCGCATCGCCCGCAGCCAGGACCTGACGGCGTGGCTCGGCATCGGGGCGGCCGCGGTGATGATGCCGGCGGCGATCGCCGCGGGCGCGGCCGCGGGCACCGAGCAGCTGATCACCCTCACCTCGCTCATGCAGGCGCCGTCGCCGGAGGCCGCGCTCGCCTCCCTCGGGCGCGGGCTCGCGTCCGTCCTCCCGACCCTCGGGGCGATGCTCACCGCGGTCGCGATCGTCACGCTGTCCGGCGCGGTCGTGCAGGGCGGCGTGCACCTCCGGAAGCTGTCGGGCCGCTACGAGCAGTTCAACCTCGTCTCCGGGGTGCGGCGGGTGTTCGGCCTGCAGGCGCTCTGGGAGGGGGCGAAGGCGCTGCTGAAGACCGCCGCGATCGGTCTCGCCCTCTGGGTGGTCATCGCCGGGCTCATGCCGGTGCTGACCGCCAGCGGTGCCCACTCGATCTCCCGGCTCCTCGGCACGGCGGGCGACGGCACCGCCGCGCTCCTGCAGACGGCCATCGCGGTCGGTCTGGTCCTCGCGGCCATCGACCTGTTCGTGGTCATGCGACGCAACCGCAAGCACACCCGCATGACCAAGCGCGAGGTGCGCGACGAGAACAAGAACTCCGAGGGCGATCCGCTGATCCGCCAGCAGCGCCGGTCGCGGCAGCTCGCCGTGAGCCGCAATCGGATGATCGCCGCGGTCGCCGGCTCCGATGTCGTGGTCGTCAACCCGACGCACATCGCCATCGCCCTCGAATACGACCCCGGCACGTCCGCGCCGCGCGTGGTGGCGAAGGGCAGCGGCGTCGTCGCCGAGCGCATCCGCGAGAAGGCGCTGGAGTCCGGTGTCCCGCTCGTGCGCGACATCACCCTGGCCCGCTCCCTGCACGCCGCGTGCGAGCTGGGCCAGGAGATCCCCGAAGACCTCTACAACGCCGTGGCGCGCGTGCTCGTGTTCGTCGACGCGCTGCGGCGTCGCGGCGCCGCCCGCGGCATCCACTCGCTCCCCTACCGGAGGACCGTATGA
- a CDS encoding FadR/GntR family transcriptional regulator — protein sequence MTIVRRESLAEQAAALLLARIVAGEWEVGGKLPGETTLAPQLGVGRSTAREAIRLLAGRGVLATRQGSGVFVTATEAPGTWDDVVRRADIVAVLEARTAIEVEAASLAARRRTATDLDRLGQTLAARDRGRADVVTHVETDRAFHRAIVAAAHNPVLLDLFDGFAPRWIPAMTDMLRLRGHHGDAADHDVHARIRDAIANGEADSAAALTRAHLDAVAGLLG from the coding sequence ATGACCATCGTGCGACGGGAATCCCTCGCCGAGCAGGCCGCCGCGCTGCTGCTCGCGCGCATCGTCGCGGGCGAATGGGAGGTCGGCGGCAAGCTGCCGGGCGAGACGACCCTCGCGCCGCAGCTCGGCGTCGGGCGCTCGACGGCGCGCGAGGCGATCCGCCTGCTCGCCGGGCGCGGCGTGCTCGCCACGCGTCAGGGCTCCGGCGTCTTCGTCACGGCCACGGAGGCCCCGGGGACGTGGGACGACGTCGTCCGGCGCGCCGACATCGTGGCCGTCCTGGAGGCGCGCACCGCGATCGAGGTCGAGGCCGCGTCCCTCGCCGCGCGGCGACGCACGGCGACGGATCTCGACCGACTCGGTCAGACGCTCGCGGCGCGGGACCGCGGACGCGCGGATGTCGTGACGCACGTCGAGACGGACAGGGCCTTCCACCGCGCGATCGTCGCCGCGGCCCACAACCCGGTGCTGCTGGACCTGTTCGATGGGTTCGCACCGCGCTGGATCCCCGCCATGACCGACATGCTCCGGCTGCGGGGACACCACGGCGACGCCGCGGACCACGACGTCCACGCCCGCATCCGCGACGCCATCGCGAACGGCGAGGCGGACAGCGCCGCCGCCCTCACCCGCGCGCACCTCGACGCCGTCGCGGGCCTGCTCGGATGA
- a CDS encoding cell wall metabolism sensor histidine kinase WalK: MIRTVSIWRWQLVFTASIVAIVVMVAGFKPLALTVPLFLGGIALIVLTTLAALIVPWRRLPRSAVTIVPLLDVLGVGLTTNVADLRLGFLWVFPVVWLATYFSMPWVFAGIALSAGCLVYFSDRSGPPEDVLLRVLTVVITLSFLGVTVRINAQRSGAGRRLLERRSEQVNRAAERAETNQQRVTQVIDALGIALVVVTDSGRILQMNDAYRALYGRDRFGTALRSAAVEYDARRGTALTPERTTLARAAAGEQMREERVWLFDGAGQWHALAVTTQPIAGAREGERITLVVIDDVTALLEAAEERRALTAVISHELRNPLTAIIGHVELLRERDDLPGRVPAQIEVIADAGERMRDLVTSMQSQTGRPSHDPFEPVDLRVVVEESAASFAPLMAAARQDLVVEGADRMVIDGDAFRLRQVLDNILGNAVKYTTGGGRITVRLEESGEHAEVTVADTGIGIAEDELPRLFEPYFRADSAIRGGIAGTGLGMGIARDIVAAHDGVILVASEVDVGTTVTLRFPRRSKEVTE; this comes from the coding sequence ATGATCCGCACGGTGTCGATCTGGCGCTGGCAACTGGTGTTCACGGCGAGCATCGTCGCCATCGTGGTGATGGTCGCGGGTTTCAAGCCGCTGGCCCTCACCGTCCCCCTGTTCCTCGGGGGGATCGCCCTCATCGTCCTGACCACTCTCGCCGCGCTGATCGTCCCGTGGCGTCGCCTGCCGCGGAGCGCCGTCACGATCGTCCCGCTGCTGGACGTGCTGGGGGTGGGGCTGACGACGAACGTCGCCGACCTCCGGCTCGGCTTCCTCTGGGTGTTCCCGGTGGTGTGGCTGGCGACCTACTTCTCGATGCCGTGGGTGTTCGCGGGCATCGCGCTCAGCGCCGGCTGCCTGGTGTACTTCTCGGACCGCTCCGGCCCGCCGGAGGACGTGCTGCTCCGCGTGCTCACGGTCGTCATCACGCTCAGCTTCCTCGGGGTGACCGTCCGCATCAACGCCCAGCGCTCCGGGGCGGGGCGGCGGCTGCTGGAGCGGCGTTCGGAGCAGGTGAACAGGGCGGCGGAGCGCGCGGAGACGAACCAGCAGCGGGTCACCCAGGTCATCGATGCGCTCGGTATCGCCCTGGTGGTCGTCACGGACAGCGGTCGCATCCTCCAGATGAACGACGCCTACCGCGCCCTCTACGGTCGTGACCGCTTCGGCACGGCGCTGCGGTCGGCGGCCGTCGAGTACGACGCGCGCCGCGGCACCGCCCTCACGCCCGAGCGCACCACGCTGGCGCGCGCGGCCGCGGGGGAGCAGATGCGCGAGGAGCGGGTGTGGCTCTTCGACGGCGCCGGCCAGTGGCACGCGCTGGCCGTGACGACGCAGCCGATCGCCGGCGCCAGGGAGGGCGAGCGCATCACCCTCGTCGTGATCGACGACGTCACCGCCCTCCTGGAGGCCGCCGAGGAGCGCCGCGCGCTCACCGCCGTCATCTCCCACGAGCTGCGCAATCCGCTCACCGCGATCATCGGGCACGTGGAGCTCCTGCGCGAGCGCGACGACCTCCCCGGAAGGGTCCCCGCGCAGATCGAGGTCATCGCGGACGCCGGCGAGCGGATGCGCGACCTCGTCACCAGCATGCAGAGCCAGACCGGACGGCCCTCGCACGATCCGTTCGAGCCGGTGGACCTGCGTGTCGTGGTCGAGGAGTCCGCGGCCTCCTTCGCGCCGCTGATGGCCGCCGCCCGGCAGGACCTGGTCGTCGAGGGGGCGGATCGGATGGTGATCGACGGGGACGCGTTCCGCCTGCGCCAGGTGCTGGACAACATCCTCGGCAACGCCGTCAAGTACACGACGGGAGGCGGACGCATCACGGTGCGCCTGGAGGAGTCCGGCGAGCATGCCGAGGTCACGGTGGCGGACACGGGCATCGGGATCGCCGAGGACGAGCTGCCGCGGCTGTTCGAACCCTACTTCCGCGCCGACAGCGCCATCCGCGGCGGCATCGCCGGCACGGGCCTGGGCATGGGGATCGCCCGGGACATCGTCGCGGCGCACGACGGCGTCATCCTCGTGGCGAGTGAGGTGGACGTGGGCACCACCGTCACCCTCCGCTTCCCCCGTCGATCGAAAGAGGTCACCGAATGA
- a CDS encoding flagellar biosynthetic protein FliR, protein MFIPIDFAWLEATLLAAVRITAFIMIAPPFSYGAIPVRVKAMLAIGLALAVGGAVAPGYESLDTGPFLGALVIQLLTGALLGFLVLVCFSAVQAAGSLIDVFGGFQLAQAFDPAAMVNGAQFTRLFHLTALTLLFASGGYQLILAGLARSFDAVPVDGVFRVAGPAELLVDGVSQMVLAAVQIAGPLVLVLFLADVGLGLITRVAPALNAFAMGFPVKILLTLLLAGAVYVAFPGIVDALATQAFRLMQGVGP, encoded by the coding sequence ATGTTCATCCCGATCGACTTCGCGTGGCTGGAGGCCACCCTGCTCGCGGCCGTGCGCATCACGGCGTTCATCATGATCGCCCCGCCGTTCTCGTACGGCGCGATCCCGGTGCGCGTGAAGGCGATGCTCGCGATCGGGCTCGCGCTCGCGGTGGGCGGGGCCGTCGCGCCCGGATACGAGAGCCTCGACACGGGCCCGTTCCTCGGCGCACTCGTGATCCAGCTGCTCACCGGCGCGCTGCTGGGGTTCCTCGTGCTGGTCTGCTTCTCGGCCGTGCAGGCGGCGGGCAGCCTCATCGACGTCTTCGGCGGCTTCCAGCTCGCGCAGGCCTTCGATCCGGCGGCGATGGTGAACGGCGCGCAGTTCACCCGGCTGTTCCACCTCACCGCCCTGACGCTGCTCTTCGCCTCCGGCGGCTACCAGCTCATCCTCGCGGGGCTCGCGCGCAGCTTCGACGCCGTGCCGGTCGACGGCGTCTTCCGCGTGGCCGGGCCCGCCGAGCTGCTCGTCGACGGGGTGTCCCAGATGGTGCTGGCGGCCGTGCAGATCGCCGGTCCGCTGGTCCTCGTGCTCTTCCTCGCCGACGTCGGCCTGGGGCTCATCACCCGCGTCGCCCCGGCGCTCAACGCATTCGCGATGGGCTTCCCGGTCAAGATCCTGCTGACGCTCCTGCTCGCGGGTGCCGTCTACGTGGCGTTCCCGGGCATCGTCGACGCGCTCGCCACCCAGGCCTTCCGCCTGATGCAGGGGGTGGGCCCGTGA
- the fliQ gene encoding flagellar biosynthesis protein FliQ: MSPEAVLDIGAQGLLIAAKLAAPMLITALVVGFAISLLQSITQVQEVTLSFVPKIVAVGIALLIAGNWMIAEIIAFTNEMFARIPSLLSG, translated from the coding sequence ATGAGTCCCGAAGCCGTCCTCGACATCGGCGCCCAGGGTCTGTTGATCGCCGCGAAGCTCGCCGCACCGATGCTGATCACGGCTCTCGTGGTGGGTTTCGCGATCTCGCTGCTGCAGTCCATCACGCAGGTGCAGGAGGTGACGCTGTCGTTCGTGCCGAAGATCGTCGCCGTGGGCATCGCCCTGCTCATCGCGGGGAACTGGATGATCGCCGAGATCATCGCCTTCACGAACGAGATGTTCGCCCGCATCCCGTCGTTGCTGAGCGGATGA
- a CDS encoding flagellar biosynthetic protein FliO, which yields MLGLLWFLQRRVAKTQARRRDAEAITVLGRQGIGPKAQLVVVQTDDARYVLGVTEHGVSVVDRLPVRSEPAEDGTPPGDTAPATGDTEFDRILAASALTGGPAADAPAPELRRRVRHRADPLRGSILSPDTWRQTAEALRRAR from the coding sequence GTGCTCGGGCTGCTCTGGTTCCTGCAGCGCCGGGTCGCGAAGACCCAGGCGCGGCGTCGCGACGCCGAGGCGATCACGGTGCTCGGACGGCAGGGCATCGGCCCGAAGGCGCAGCTCGTGGTGGTGCAGACCGACGACGCGCGCTACGTGCTGGGGGTGACCGAGCACGGCGTCAGCGTGGTCGACCGCCTTCCGGTCCGGTCGGAGCCCGCGGAGGACGGGACGCCGCCGGGCGACACCGCACCGGCGACGGGCGACACCGAGTTCGACCGCATCCTCGCCGCCTCCGCCCTCACCGGCGGCCCGGCCGCCGACGCCCCCGCCCCGGAGCTCCGTCGCCGCGTCCGGCACCGCGCCGACCCGCTCCGCGGTTCCATCCTCTCCCCCGACACCTGGCGGCAGACCGCCGAGGCCCTCCGGCGCGCGCGATGA